From Pseudomonas vanderleydeniana, the proteins below share one genomic window:
- a CDS encoding glycogen/starch/alpha-glucan phosphorylase, with amino-acid sequence MSQETLVREAEVAAFRAAVLAKLTYSVGKDPDHAFDHDWFEAIALAARDHMVEHWMDHTRQIYRKGQKRVYYLSLEFLIGRLLYDSLSNLGLLDIAREALVDLGVDLERIRLLEPDAALGNGGLGRLAACFMESMSTLGIAGHGYGIRYEHGLFRQAVVDGWQQEQTENWLDFGNPWEFERAEVIYPVGFGGSVETVHDETGQARQVWWPAETVRAVAYDTPVVGWRGASVNTLRLWRARATEELHLERFNAGDHLGAVAEVARAESISRVLYPADSTEAGQELRLRQEYFFVSASLQDLLRRHKNMHDSVLSLGEHAAIQLNDTHPSIAVAELMRQLVDLHGVTWDAAWQVTVETLSYTNHTLLPEALETWPVGLMERMLPRHMQIIYLINAQHIDALRAKGIHDFDVLRSVSLIEEDNGRRVRMGNLAFLGSHSVNGVSGLHTQLMRSTVFSELHKLYPERINNKTNGITFRRWLYQANPRLTEMMVDALGAEVLDSPEELLLGLEPFAEKAGFRKQFAEQRLHNKRALAALIQERLGIAVNPAAMFDVQVKRIHEYKRQLLNLLHTVALYQAIRAEPETDWVPRVKIFAGKAAASYHQAKLIIKLTNDIARTVNNDPTVRGLLKVVFLPNYNVSLAESIIPAADLSEQISTAGFEASGTSNMKFGLNGALTIGTMDGANVEMCERVGQEHMFIFGLSAQQVESRKRNGEFSAAQDVAASHRLNDVLQAIRGGVFSPDDPARYVGLVDSLIDYDRFLVCADFDAYWAAQGRVEALWHDSKEWWRSAVLNSARMGWFSSDRTIREYATEIWKALE; translated from the coding sequence ATGTCTCAGGAAACGCTTGTCCGTGAAGCTGAGGTGGCTGCCTTTCGTGCCGCCGTCCTTGCCAAACTCACCTACTCGGTGGGTAAGGATCCCGACCATGCCTTCGACCATGACTGGTTCGAGGCGATTGCCCTGGCCGCCCGCGACCACATGGTCGAGCACTGGATGGATCACACGCGACAGATCTATCGAAAGGGGCAGAAGCGGGTCTATTACCTTTCCCTGGAGTTCCTCATCGGCCGCTTGCTGTACGACAGCCTGAGCAACCTCGGCCTGCTGGACATCGCCCGTGAGGCGCTGGTGGACCTCGGCGTCGACCTGGAGCGCATCCGCCTGCTGGAGCCGGACGCGGCGCTGGGCAACGGCGGCCTGGGGCGCTTGGCGGCCTGCTTCATGGAGAGCATGTCGACGCTCGGCATCGCCGGTCATGGCTATGGCATCCGCTACGAGCACGGGCTGTTCCGCCAGGCGGTCGTCGACGGCTGGCAGCAGGAGCAGACCGAGAACTGGCTGGACTTCGGCAACCCCTGGGAATTCGAGCGTGCCGAGGTGATCTACCCGGTGGGCTTCGGCGGCAGCGTCGAAACGGTGCACGACGAGACCGGCCAGGCCCGCCAGGTCTGGTGGCCGGCGGAGACCGTGCGGGCAGTGGCCTACGACACGCCGGTGGTCGGTTGGCGCGGGGCCAGTGTGAACACCCTGCGCCTGTGGCGTGCGCGGGCCACGGAAGAGCTGCACCTGGAGCGCTTCAATGCCGGTGACCACCTCGGTGCGGTGGCCGAGGTGGCCAGGGCGGAAAGCATCTCCCGCGTGCTCTACCCGGCGGACAGCACCGAGGCCGGCCAGGAGCTGCGGCTGCGCCAGGAGTATTTCTTCGTTTCGGCGTCGCTGCAGGACCTGCTGCGCCGGCACAAGAACATGCACGACTCGGTGCTCAGCCTCGGCGAACATGCGGCTATCCAGCTGAACGATACCCACCCCTCGATCGCCGTGGCCGAGCTGATGCGGCAACTGGTCGACCTGCATGGCGTCACCTGGGACGCCGCCTGGCAGGTCACCGTCGAGACGCTTTCCTACACCAACCACACCCTGCTGCCCGAAGCCCTGGAAACCTGGCCGGTGGGCCTGATGGAACGCATGCTGCCGCGGCACATGCAGATCATCTACCTGATCAACGCCCAGCACATCGATGCGCTACGGGCCAAGGGCATCCACGACTTCGACGTGCTGCGCTCGGTGTCGCTGATCGAGGAGGACAACGGTCGCCGGGTGCGCATGGGCAACCTGGCGTTCCTCGGGTCGCACAGCGTCAACGGTGTGTCCGGGTTGCACACGCAGTTGATGCGCAGCACGGTGTTCTCCGAACTGCACAAGCTCTACCCGGAGCGGATCAACAACAAGACCAACGGCATCACCTTCCGCCGTTGGCTGTATCAGGCCAATCCCAGGCTGACCGAGATGATGGTCGATGCACTCGGCGCCGAGGTGCTGGACAGTCCCGAGGAACTGCTGCTGGGCCTGGAACCCTTTGCCGAGAAGGCCGGTTTTCGCAAGCAGTTCGCCGAGCAGCGCCTGCACAACAAGCGGGCCCTGGCAGCGTTGATCCAGGAGCGGCTGGGCATCGCGGTCAACCCGGCGGCGATGTTCGATGTGCAGGTCAAGCGTATCCACGAGTACAAGCGCCAGTTGCTCAACCTGCTGCACACCGTGGCGCTGTACCAGGCGATCCGCGCCGAGCCGGAAACCGACTGGGTGCCACGGGTGAAGATCTTCGCCGGCAAGGCGGCCGCGAGTTATCACCAGGCCAAGCTGATCATCAAGCTGACCAACGACATCGCCCGCACGGTCAACAACGACCCGACCGTGCGCGGCCTGCTCAAGGTGGTGTTCCTGCCCAACTACAACGTCAGCCTGGCGGAAAGCATCATCCCGGCCGCCGACCTGTCGGAGCAGATCTCCACCGCCGGCTTCGAGGCCTCGGGCACCAGCAACATGAAGTTCGGCCTCAATGGTGCGCTGACCATCGGCACGATGGACGGTGCCAACGTGGAAATGTGCGAGCGGGTCGGCCAGGAGCACATGTTCATCTTTGGCCTCAGTGCCCAGCAGGTCGAGTCGCGCAAGCGCAATGGCGAGTTCAGCGCGGCACAGGACGTGGCCGCTTCCCATCGACTCAACGACGTGCTGCAGGCCATTCGTGGCGGAGTGTTTTCCCCGGACGATCCGGCCCGTTACGTCGGCCTGGTCGATTCGCTGATCGACTACGACCGTTTCCTGGTCTGCGCCGACTTCGACGCCTACTGGGCCGCCCAGGGGCGGGTCGAGGCGCTTTGGCACGACAGCAAGGAATGGTGGCGTTCTGCCGTGTTGAACAGCGCCCGCATGGGCTGGTTTTCCTCGGACCGGACCATCCGTGAATACGCCACCGAGATCTGGAAGGCGCTTGAGTAA
- a CDS encoding DUF2339 domain-containing protein: MQWILMLVGLVLGWMIDELILDALIGALFGLALGQALRLRSLGRETSRQGARLEQTQQALATVEQRLRELEVAGLGRAEPLVAPAVEPAPVVDETPVSTPAQAAEPVAEELPQALRAVPELVWELPEELQEPAPHNEPRAVRPEVDAWAPEPLEAREPAAPPVPPTPRQPNLIERAVAGARNWLFGGNTVLRVGVLLLFLGLAFLLRYATEGMVVPIELRYAGVAASALGLLGLGWWLRLRNSNYGLMLQGTGIAVLYLTVFAAMRLHPLLDPSAALGLLVAVTVFSAILAVTQDALGLAAAAALGGFAAPILTSTGSGNHVALFSYFILLNSGILAIAWFKAWRLLNLIGFVGTFGIGFAWGLRSYQPDLLWSTEPFLVLFFLMYLAIGLLFARRKLRDMAGGPEDDSREGLLRWSARQGDYVDGTMLFGPPLVGFGLQFALVQHLEFAAAFSALALGIVYMGLARLLMGGRALLLAETCLALGVIFASLAIPLGLDARWTAAAWAVEGAGMFWLGLRQQRPFARIFALLLQLGSALAFLGTLQAGDHSLLDAAPLGALLLGLALLFSFWQLRGAAPGQAAEWELRGTPVLGCLGLAFLYLLAPLFFLSQGTAISWALAGLATLFAGLRLQSRAFLFSAFAVQLLGGALFLARLQGAEGESSAVFSAGWSGLMSASLIGLSLIGGMLLAARDEMVRNDARLLRGLSVVLLAGLMLINLAVLFVLPWGTASGVWAASGLLIIWLSLYLRQRLSFLFGLLLQLMGGGAFLLEGPGQFGSFDSDGLRLLAHSGFWTPMVLGLAAFVGAWRLQRDNLPTVFDALSLRRLSQVLLVWGTGWWVLAWAGEVMLFAASATWASWMLAIAAASVALWALLAVRLRWSDLALLCTLLVPVAGVILLLDWTRHYNPAGHFGWLVWPVLFAVHLLSLRKLAPQLPARVSSIAHVLGCWLILGVLALELRYGLLLLSEHYNAWRWLGYAILPSLYLVLMAAPRAWPWPIAAYSREYRLYAAAPLALLMLGWFWLANSFSDGHAEPLPYVPLLNPLELGLLFALGSIYIWSRSAVPQLGVRAVHAERAAQLVSGLSLFAFVTALVMRAAHHWGGVDFELDALLASMLVQAGLSIAWSLIALSLMIGGHLRHRREVWLIGAALIAVVVAKLFFVELSNRGGLARIVSFIGVGVLMLVVGYFAPLPPKRAEAEAADKQTEGVSS, from the coding sequence ATGCAATGGATTCTGATGCTGGTCGGGTTGGTGCTGGGCTGGATGATCGACGAGCTCATCCTCGACGCCCTGATCGGTGCCTTGTTCGGCCTGGCGCTCGGCCAGGCGTTGCGCCTCAGGAGCCTGGGACGCGAGACCTCTCGCCAGGGCGCTCGCCTGGAGCAGACGCAACAGGCCCTGGCCACTGTCGAGCAGCGGCTGCGTGAACTGGAGGTCGCAGGCCTCGGCCGAGCCGAGCCATTGGTTGCACCTGCCGTCGAACCCGCCCCTGTCGTCGATGAAACACCCGTTTCTACCCCGGCCCAGGCTGCCGAGCCGGTGGCCGAAGAGCTGCCCCAGGCACTGCGCGCGGTACCGGAACTGGTCTGGGAGCTGCCCGAGGAGTTGCAGGAGCCTGCGCCACACAACGAGCCCCGGGCCGTGCGCCCCGAAGTCGATGCATGGGCACCGGAACCGCTCGAGGCCCGCGAACCGGCCGCGCCACCCGTACCCCCGACGCCACGCCAACCGAACCTGATCGAGCGTGCCGTAGCCGGCGCCCGCAACTGGCTGTTCGGTGGCAACACCGTGCTGCGCGTGGGGGTGCTGCTGCTGTTCCTCGGCTTGGCCTTCCTGCTGCGCTACGCCACCGAAGGCATGGTGGTGCCGATCGAACTGCGTTACGCCGGGGTTGCCGCCTCGGCGCTGGGCCTGCTCGGCCTGGGCTGGTGGCTGCGTCTGCGCAACAGCAACTATGGCCTGATGCTGCAGGGTACGGGGATCGCGGTGCTGTACCTGACGGTGTTTGCCGCGATGCGCCTGCACCCGTTGCTCGATCCTTCCGCCGCCCTTGGCCTGTTGGTGGCGGTCACGGTGTTCTCGGCGATTCTCGCCGTGACCCAGGATGCCCTGGGGCTGGCTGCCGCAGCGGCACTGGGCGGTTTCGCCGCGCCGATCCTGACCTCCACCGGGTCCGGCAACCATGTCGCCCTGTTCAGCTATTTCATCCTGCTGAACAGCGGCATCCTGGCCATCGCCTGGTTCAAGGCCTGGCGCCTGCTCAACCTGATCGGCTTCGTCGGCACTTTCGGCATCGGCTTTGCCTGGGGCCTGCGCTCCTACCAGCCGGACCTGCTGTGGAGCACCGAGCCGTTCCTGGTGTTGTTCTTCCTGATGTACCTGGCCATCGGCCTGCTGTTCGCCCGGCGCAAGTTGCGCGACATGGCTGGCGGGCCGGAGGACGATAGCCGTGAAGGGCTGCTGCGCTGGTCGGCGCGCCAGGGCGACTACGTTGACGGCACGATGCTGTTCGGTCCGCCGCTGGTGGGTTTCGGCCTGCAGTTTGCGCTGGTCCAGCACCTGGAGTTTGCGGCGGCGTTCAGCGCCCTGGCGCTGGGGATCGTCTACATGGGCCTGGCCCGCCTGCTGATGGGCGGCCGGGCACTGCTGCTGGCGGAAACCTGCCTGGCGCTGGGCGTGATCTTCGCCAGCCTGGCGATTCCGCTGGGCCTCGACGCACGCTGGACGGCGGCGGCCTGGGCCGTTGAAGGCGCAGGTATGTTCTGGCTGGGCTTGCGCCAGCAACGGCCGTTCGCGCGGATTTTCGCCTTGTTGCTGCAACTGGGTTCGGCGCTGGCATTCCTCGGCACCCTGCAGGCCGGCGATCACAGTCTGCTCGACGCGGCGCCGCTGGGTGCGCTGCTGCTCGGGTTGGCCTTGCTGTTCAGCTTCTGGCAGCTGCGCGGGGCAGCGCCCGGGCAGGCGGCCGAGTGGGAGCTGCGTGGCACGCCGGTGTTGGGCTGCCTGGGCCTGGCCTTCCTCTACCTGCTGGCGCCGTTGTTCTTCCTCAGCCAGGGCACCGCCATCAGTTGGGCGCTGGCGGGGCTGGCAACCCTGTTTGCCGGCCTGCGCCTGCAGTCGCGGGCGTTCCTGTTCAGCGCGTTTGCCGTGCAACTGCTCGGCGGTGCGCTGTTCCTGGCGCGGTTGCAGGGCGCCGAAGGTGAATCGTCGGCGGTCTTCAGTGCCGGCTGGAGCGGGTTGATGAGCGCCTCGCTGATCGGCCTGTCGTTGATTGGCGGGATGCTGCTGGCGGCGCGCGACGAGATGGTGCGCAACGATGCGCGGCTATTGCGCGGACTGTCGGTGGTGTTGCTGGCCGGTCTGATGCTGATCAACCTGGCGGTGCTGTTCGTACTGCCCTGGGGCACGGCCAGCGGTGTCTGGGCCGCCAGTGGCCTGTTGATCATCTGGCTGAGCCTGTACCTGCGCCAGCGCCTGAGTTTCCTGTTCGGCCTGCTGTTGCAGCTGATGGGTGGCGGCGCGTTCCTGCTCGAGGGGCCGGGGCAATTCGGTTCGTTCGACAGCGATGGCCTGCGCCTGCTCGCCCACAGCGGTTTCTGGACGCCGATGGTGCTCGGGCTGGCTGCCTTCGTCGGGGCCTGGCGCCTGCAGCGCGACAACCTGCCGACAGTATTCGATGCCCTGAGCCTACGCCGCCTGTCCCAGGTACTGCTGGTCTGGGGTACGGGCTGGTGGGTGCTGGCCTGGGCCGGTGAAGTCATGCTGTTCGCCGCGTCGGCAACCTGGGCCTCCTGGATGCTGGCGATCGCCGCCGCCAGCGTGGCCTTGTGGGCGCTGCTGGCGGTACGCCTGCGCTGGTCGGACCTGGCGCTGCTCTGCACCCTGCTGGTGCCGGTGGCCGGGGTGATCCTGCTGCTGGACTGGACCCGCCACTACAACCCGGCAGGGCATTTCGGCTGGCTGGTGTGGCCGGTGCTGTTCGCCGTGCACCTGCTGTCGCTGCGCAAGCTGGCGCCGCAGTTGCCGGCGCGGGTATCGAGCATCGCCCATGTGCTGGGTTGCTGGCTGATCCTCGGCGTGTTGGCGCTGGAGTTGCGCTACGGGCTGCTGTTGCTCTCGGAACACTACAACGCCTGGCGCTGGCTGGGTTATGCGATTTTGCCGAGCCTGTACCTGGTGCTGATGGCCGCGCCGCGCGCATGGCCGTGGCCGATTGCCGCCTACTCGCGCGAATATCGCCTGTATGCCGCCGCACCGTTGGCCTTGCTGATGCTCGGCTGGTTCTGGCTGGCGAACAGCTTCAGCGATGGTCACGCCGAGCCGCTGCCCTATGTACCGCTGCTCAACCCGCTGGAACTGGGGCTGCTGTTCGCCCTGGGCAGTATCTACATCTGGTCGCGCAGCGCAGTGCCGCAACTGGGCGTGCGTGCCGTGCATGCCGAGCGGGCTGCCCAGCTGGTCTCGGGCCTGTCGTTGTTCGCCTTCGTCACGGCGCTGGTGATGCGCGCTGCGCATCATTGGGGCGGGGTGGACTTCGAGCTCGATGCGTTGCTCGCGTCGATGCTGGTGCAGGCCGGCCTGTCGATCGCCTGGAGCCTGATCGCCCTGAGCCTGATGATCGGTGGTCACCTGCGCCATCGTCGCGAGGTCTGGCTGATCGGTGCCGCCTTGATCGCGGTGGTGGTGGCCAAGCTGTTCTTCGTCGAACTGAGCAACCGTGGCGGGTTGGCGCGGATCGTCTCGTTCATCGGCGTGGGTGTGCTGATGCTGGTGGTGGGCTATTTCGCGCCGCTGCCACCCAAGCGTGCAGAGGCCGAAGCGGCCGACAAGCAAACGGAAGGAGTGTCGTCTTGA
- a CDS encoding DUF3999 domain-containing protein — protein MIRKLSPGCLGVVLLCLSASLLAQEKPADYSTVVPLTLGGEGPWYRLELPLALQAQARQADLNDVRVFNSAGEPQAYALLQEQAQSTQQRSQTDVKWFPLYSSADAPQAAPSVRVQSTTSGTLVEVTPSSHLEAGEEVLRGWLLDASAIKAPLQQLLLDWTSERDGFQRFSIEASDDLQHWQAWGDGQVARLSFADERIEQREVSLPGQSARYLRLLWQSPQSAPVLNAAQLVSSTSSLSASPLAWSQPLAGSTAKSGEYTWTLPTGLNLEQVRIDLAQPNSLAPAQLYGRRSGNEAWQALGSGLLYRLTQGGQDVLQNTLELPGYTVAQLKLVVDERGGGLGATAPALSYAVRPTQLVFLARGNAPFSLALGNPTVAAANLPLSTLIPDYGPQRLASIGRATAGAAQVVAPSAPATTAAPATDWKKIGLWAVLLLGVAALGGMAFSLLRKPQA, from the coding sequence TTGATTCGCAAGTTGAGCCCGGGCTGCCTGGGCGTGGTGCTGTTGTGCCTGAGTGCATCGTTGTTGGCCCAGGAGAAACCGGCGGACTACAGCACCGTGGTGCCCCTGACCCTGGGTGGTGAAGGCCCCTGGTATCGACTGGAATTGCCGCTGGCCTTGCAGGCCCAGGCTCGCCAGGCTGACCTGAACGACGTTCGCGTGTTCAACTCGGCGGGGGAGCCGCAGGCCTATGCCTTGCTCCAGGAGCAGGCGCAGTCGACCCAGCAGCGCAGCCAGACCGACGTGAAGTGGTTCCCGCTGTACAGCTCGGCCGATGCGCCCCAGGCGGCGCCGAGCGTGCGGGTGCAGTCGACCACCTCGGGCACCCTGGTCGAGGTGACTCCGTCCAGTCACCTGGAGGCGGGTGAGGAAGTACTGCGTGGCTGGCTGCTCGACGCCAGTGCGATCAAGGCCCCGTTGCAGCAACTGCTGCTCGACTGGACCAGCGAGCGTGACGGTTTCCAGCGTTTCAGCATCGAGGCCAGTGATGACCTGCAACATTGGCAGGCCTGGGGGGACGGCCAGGTGGCGCGGCTGTCCTTTGCCGACGAGCGCATCGAGCAGCGTGAGGTGAGCCTGCCGGGCCAGTCGGCGCGTTACCTGCGGCTGCTATGGCAGTCACCACAGTCGGCGCCGGTCCTGAATGCGGCGCAGTTGGTGAGCAGCACCAGCAGCCTGTCGGCGTCGCCGTTGGCCTGGTCGCAACCGTTGGCTGGCAGCACCGCCAAGTCCGGTGAGTACACCTGGACGTTGCCCACCGGCTTGAACCTGGAGCAGGTGCGGATCGACCTGGCCCAGCCCAACAGCCTGGCGCCGGCACAGCTTTACGGACGCCGCAGTGGCAATGAAGCCTGGCAGGCGCTGGGCAGCGGGCTGCTCTATCGGCTGACCCAGGGGGGCCAGGATGTGTTGCAGAATACCCTGGAGCTGCCCGGCTACACGGTTGCGCAGCTGAAACTGGTGGTCGACGAGCGTGGCGGTGGGCTTGGTGCGACGGCGCCGGCACTGAGTTATGCCGTGCGGCCGACGCAACTGGTGTTCCTGGCCCGCGGCAATGCGCCGTTCTCGCTGGCGCTGGGCAATCCGACGGTCGCCGCCGCGAACCTGCCCCTGTCGACGCTGATCCCCGACTACGGCCCGCAACGCCTGGCCTCGATCGGCAGGGCCACTGCGGGTGCGGCGCAGGTGGTTGCTCCGTCGGCACCGGCCACCACGGCGGCGCCCGCGACCGACTGGAAGAAGATCGGCTTGTGGGCGGTGCTGTTGCTGGGCGTGGCGGCACTGGGCGGCATGGCCTTCAGCCTGCTGCGCAAGCCGCAGGCCTGA
- a CDS encoding class 1 fructose-bisphosphatase: protein MSRVTLSRFLIEQTRSNNTPADLRFLIEVVARACKEISHAVSKGALGGVLGSMGTENVQGEVQKKLDVLSNEILLEANEWGGHLAGMASEEMDNAYQIPGKYPKGAYLLVFDPLDGSSNIDINAPVGTIFSVLRCPNEYLSQNEALNEKAFLQPGTQQVAAGYAIYGPQTMLILTLGNGVKGFTLDREMGSFVLTHEDITIPASTQEFAINMSNQRHWEAPVQRYVEELLAGDTGPLKKNYNMRWVAAMVADVHRILTRGGLFMYPRDSREPSKPGKLRLMYEANPMSFLIEQAGGASTDGHQRILDIQPEGLHQRVAVFLGSKEEVERVTAYHKA, encoded by the coding sequence ATGTCCCGCGTTACCCTGAGTCGCTTTTTGATTGAGCAGACCCGCAGCAACAACACGCCTGCCGATCTGCGTTTCCTGATCGAGGTGGTTGCGCGCGCCTGTAAGGAAATCAGCCACGCCGTCTCCAAGGGCGCGCTGGGTGGCGTCCTGGGCAGCATGGGGACCGAGAACGTACAAGGCGAAGTGCAGAAGAAGCTCGACGTCCTGTCCAACGAAATCCTGCTTGAAGCCAACGAGTGGGGCGGTCACCTGGCCGGCATGGCGTCCGAGGAAATGGACAATGCCTACCAGATTCCGGGCAAGTACCCGAAAGGCGCCTACCTGCTGGTATTCGACCCGCTGGACGGCTCGTCGAACATCGACATCAACGCTCCGGTCGGTACCATCTTCTCCGTACTGCGCTGCCCGAACGAATACCTGAGCCAGAACGAAGCGCTGAACGAAAAGGCCTTCCTGCAGCCAGGCACCCAGCAGGTCGCTGCCGGCTACGCGATCTACGGCCCGCAGACCATGCTGATCCTGACCCTGGGCAATGGCGTCAAGGGCTTCACCCTGGACCGCGAAATGGGCAGCTTCGTGCTGACCCACGAAGACATCACCATCCCGGCCTCCACCCAGGAGTTCGCGATCAACATGTCCAACCAGCGCCACTGGGAAGCCCCGGTACAGCGTTATGTCGAAGAGCTGCTGGCCGGTGACACCGGTCCGCTGAAGAAGAACTACAACATGCGCTGGGTGGCCGCGATGGTTGCCGACGTGCACCGCATCCTGACCCGTGGTGGCCTGTTCATGTACCCACGCGACAGCCGTGAGCCGTCCAAGCCAGGCAAACTGCGCCTGATGTACGAAGCCAACCCGATGTCCTTCCTGATCGAGCAGGCTGGCGGCGCCTCCACTGACGGCCACCAGCGCATTCTCGACATCCAGCCCGAGGGCCTGCACCAGCGCGTGGCAGTGTTCCTGGGTTCGAAGGAAGAAGTGGAGCGGGTTACCGCTTACCACAAGGCGTAA
- a CDS encoding DUF924 family protein, producing MSAPWQPLLEWWFGPAETPSEIEADKGRLWFGKRDSQDLEARERFGDWVEQALAGGLTEWTQCPQGWLAVVLLLDQLPRMIFRDTPRAFSGDARAQALVAQGIAADFDRQLPAMQRSFIYLVFEHCELLAAQNEAVSRFAALLREQPEDQRAVFASQLDYAERHQKVIARFGRFPHRNAILGRESTAEEVAFLHEPGSRF from the coding sequence ATGTCCGCGCCCTGGCAGCCTCTGCTCGAATGGTGGTTCGGTCCAGCCGAAACGCCCAGCGAGATCGAGGCTGACAAGGGCCGGTTGTGGTTCGGCAAGCGTGACAGCCAGGACCTCGAGGCGCGTGAGCGCTTTGGGGACTGGGTCGAGCAGGCCCTGGCCGGCGGATTGACCGAATGGACGCAATGTCCGCAGGGTTGGCTGGCCGTGGTGCTGCTGCTCGATCAACTGCCGCGGATGATCTTCCGCGATACTCCCAGGGCCTTTTCCGGTGACGCCCGCGCCCAGGCGCTGGTCGCGCAGGGGATTGCCGCCGATTTCGACCGGCAGCTGCCGGCGATGCAGCGCTCCTTCATCTACCTGGTGTTCGAGCATTGCGAGCTGCTGGCGGCGCAGAACGAGGCGGTGTCGCGGTTCGCGGCGTTGTTGCGCGAGCAGCCGGAGGACCAGCGGGCGGTGTTCGCCAGCCAGCTGGATTATGCCGAGCGGCACCAGAAGGTCATTGCCCGGTTCGGGCGTTTTCCCCATCGCAACGCCATCCTCGGGCGCGAATCCACGGCCGAGGAAGTGGCGTTTCTGCATGAGCCGGGTTCGCGCTTCTAG
- a CDS encoding methyl-accepting chemotaxis protein: MSFNRFVERIHTSIREVASATGQVNEVALRVVSASNSSMFNSDQQASRTSSVAAAINQLGAAAQEIAQNAALASQHSSDARNLAEDGQQVVDKTISAMQQLSAQISDSCGNIETLNANTVNIGQILEVITSISQQTNLLALNAAIEAARAGEAGRGFAVVADEVRNLAHRTQDSAQQVQKMIEELQVGAREAVTIMTDSQRQSENSVGIANQAGERLGSVTQRIGEIDGMNQSVATATEEQTAVVESINVDINEINTLNQEGVENLQATLRACADLEQQAARLKHLVGSFRI; encoded by the coding sequence ATGTCGTTCAACCGTTTCGTCGAGCGTATCCACACCTCGATCCGCGAAGTGGCCTCGGCCACGGGCCAGGTCAACGAAGTCGCCCTGCGCGTGGTCAGCGCCTCCAACTCGTCGATGTTCAACTCCGACCAACAGGCCAGTCGCACCAGCAGCGTCGCCGCGGCAATCAACCAGCTCGGGGCCGCCGCCCAGGAAATCGCCCAGAACGCCGCCCTCGCCTCGCAGCATTCGAGCGACGCGCGCAACCTCGCCGAAGACGGCCAGCAGGTGGTGGACAAGACCATCAGCGCGATGCAGCAGCTGTCGGCGCAGATCAGCGACTCCTGCGGCAATATCGAGACGCTGAACGCCAACACGGTGAACATCGGGCAGATCCTCGAAGTGATCACCAGCATTTCCCAGCAGACCAACCTGCTGGCGCTCAATGCGGCCATCGAGGCGGCCCGGGCCGGTGAAGCCGGCCGCGGCTTTGCCGTGGTCGCCGACGAAGTGCGCAACCTCGCCCACCGCACCCAGGACTCGGCGCAACAGGTGCAGAAGATGATCGAGGAACTGCAGGTCGGTGCCCGCGAAGCGGTCACCATCATGACCGACAGTCAGCGCCAGAGCGAAAACAGCGTCGGTATCGCCAACCAGGCCGGTGAACGCCTGGGCAGCGTGACCCAGCGGATCGGCGAGATCGACGGCATGAACCAGTCGGTGGCGACCGCGACCGAGGAGCAGACCGCCGTGGTCGAATCGATCAACGTCGACATCAACGAGATCAACACCCTTAACCAGGAAGGCGTGGAAAACCTGCAGGCGACCCTGCGTGCCTGTGCGGACCTGGAGCAGCAGGCAGCACGCCTGAAGCACCTGGTGGGCAGTTTCCGGATCTGA